Sequence from the Salmo trutta unplaced genomic scaffold, fSalTru1.1, whole genome shotgun sequence genome:
gcactcccaggacttctacttcaacaacaaatgttgttttggttccaaataatccatagttatattcaaatagctccgttttgtttgtgcgttcaggtcactatccgaaggttgacgcgcgagcgcatttcgtgacaaaaaatttaaaaatattcaattaccatacttcgaagcatgtcaaacgctgtttaaaatcaatttttatgctatttttctcgtaaaatagcgataatattccaaccaggcgacgttgtattcattcaaaggctgaaagaaaaaaatggagaattcacatgaactgttcccagcctgaccactcacaaaatctcctgctgtttttcgcccagagacaggagagacgtcattccactttctggtgccttctgagagccaatggaagccttagaaaatgtcacgttacagcagagatgctgtattttcgatagagatgccacagaaggagaacaaattgtcagacagggcacttcctgcatggaatcttctcaggttttggcctgccatatgagttctgttatactcacagacactattcaaacagttttagaaactttagagtgttttctatccaaatctactaattatatgcatattgtcatttctgggcaagagtagtaaccagtttaaatcgggtacgtttttttatccggccgtgcaaatactgccccctagccccgaCAGGTCactagttggcaatatcagtcggttttgtaatgaatgagccgtctgattcaatgaatggcTGAGCTGAGTTTTCCTTTTTTCCCCACATTTTATTGAAGGTGCTCccaagctttttactatcattctttacaacatttatctttgtttcatagtgttgtttcttcttctttttattcagtttagtcacatgatttctcaatgtgcaatatgtttgccaatcggttgtgctgccagagttacagtgcattcggaaaatattcagaccccttgacttttttcacattttgattcgttaacctgttggggctagggggcagtattgagaatttaaaaaaaaatatgtgcccatttttaactgcctactacaccaactcagaagctaggatatgcatattattaacagatttcgatagaaaacactcctTCATTCTGAGGCTGTTTCCCAGGAAACACTGCACAAGACTACcccccctaacacacacacacacatacacacaccacaacgTGCCAGTCTCTACCTCGCCTGGCTTCACAGCAGAGACGGCAGCAGAATACTGTAGATCCAGACAGGTGTTTTGTtaccttattttaccaggtaaattgactgagaacacattgtcatttacagcaacgacctgggaaatagttacagggggagaggggggagggggatgaatgagccaattggaagctggggatgattaggttgCCATGGTGCATCTAGCTACAACAAAGTGTCGTCAACAGACAGACAAGGGGTTCACAGTTCAACCCTCCCAGGTGCTTGATACTCTGCCGGTAACTATTAATGACCTTATCTGAGCCATTTCCTCCTATGTAAAGACAGGAACCCCCTATACCAGCAGCAGGTACATGGTCTATGAATAGGACAAGCTCCATTTATCATGGCTGTATTCTGAGTCTATGGATCTCTTCTAAACAGATTTGCTGACCTGAAGATGACCTGTTATTTAACTGGGTCTCCGGACTTTTACAGCAGGCAGGTTCTGTCCACTTCCAGATTAACACAGGAGAAATGTTCCTTACAGCAGGCAGGTTCTGTCCACTTCCAGATTAACACAGGAGAAATGTTCCTTACAGCAGGCAGGTTCTGTCCAGTCCCAGGTTAACACAGGAGAAATGTTCCTTACAGCAGGCAGGTTCTGTCCAGTCCCAGGTTAACACGGGAGAAATGTTCCTTACAGCAGGCAGGTTCTGTCCACTCCCAGGTTAACACGGGAGAAATTTTCCTTACAGCAGGCAGGTTCTGTCCACTCCCAGGTTAACACGGGAGAAATGTTCCTTACAGCAGGCAGGGTCTGTCCACTCCCAGGTTAACACAGGAGAAATGTTCCTTACAGCAGGCAGGTTCTGTCCACTCCCAGGTTAACACAGGAGAAATGTTCCTTACAGTGTACAGAGGTCCTCTGTTGGTGTGGCACCTCATTCATTGTCTCCTTTTTGAAGGTTCAAATATTTTGGTCTGTTTGCTACAATGTAAACTAGTCCTCAACTCTTCTCTCAAACAAATATGGCATTTTAAAATTAAACATGGTCAGAAAACATCCAAATAACTCAAGTAAACATCAACATTGCTGTGTCAAGTTTTATTTTAATATAACTTTGTGTCAATACAAGTCTGGGAAACAAAAACGCAAGAAAAACATTCAACTAGAGGCAAGAATTGAATGACGAACAGCAGGAAGTAGGGGGGCAGGAGAAGAAACTTTTAAAAAGACAGGTTAGTGTTGTATTCACACTAAACAGAAGtcaatctggtgtgtgtgtgtgtgtgcgtgcctttcTTATTGGACAGAATGCTTATTTCTCCTCTTGGTGTTTATTCTACAGCTCATATGAGCGTTGTCCTTAAACTATCAACCCCTCTGTATCAAATATCACTTTCTTTTTAAAAACAACACACATTGCTCTTCAAAGTCAAGTACACACAATCATAATAATAAATCATTCACTTTTTTTTCCCAAAAGCAAAAGGCTTTAAATATACTAGAAAGAAAAATATAACAGTTGATATACTTTAAATATGATCAAAACTTGTAACGGTCAAAAGCAATGTGAGCAACGTGATACTGCATCCAATATTTACCTCCTCAGACagttgtatagtacagtagaggcCTGGGACTTTATAAAGACAATATTTACCTCCTCAGACagttgtatagtacagtagaggcCTGGGACTTTATAAAGACAATATTTACCTCCTCAGACagttgtatagtacagtagaggcCTGGGACTTTATAAAGACAATATTTACCTCCTCAGACagttgtatagtacagtagaggcCTGGGACTTTATAAAGGCAGGCAGCCAGTGGTTGGCCAGCTTGGTACATGGCCACTGTGGTCATTTGTCTGACTGTATTTGACTGACTGTTTGACCAACTgtatttgggtgtgtgtgtataacctacAAAGCCACAGAAGAGGCATCATGTTCCACATGTTTCTAAGGGGTGCTGATGGCCCCTTATTGAGCTGACTGTAGTTGTCTGACTGTTTTCGGATCTGTGCAACCTAGTTGGCTGACTGTTTTTCGGATCTGTGTAACCTAGTTGGCTGACTGTTTTCGGATCTGTGTAACTTAGTTGGCTGACTGCTTTCGGATCTGTGTAACCTAGTTGGCTGACTGTTTTCGGATCTGTGTAACCTAGTTGGCTGACTGTTTTCGGATCTGTGTAACTTAGTTGGCTGACTGCTTTCGGATCTGTGTAACCTAGTTGGCTGACTGTTTTCGGATCTGTGTAACCTAGTTGGCTGACTGTTTTCGGATCTGTGTAACCTATATTCTCcatctgttctctgttctgtttgtAACATTTCGACCAGGACCTAGGCTACCAGTTTGGATAAGGAGTGAGTGACCATGCCTGTAGTTCCTGTAATCCTGAAATCTGTCCAAGACCAAGGAGACCCTACTCAGAGCTCAGTCTTGCCCCCGACCGCACCACCTGGCCCAGCCCCACCTCCTGCCCCGACCGCACCACCTGGCCCAGCCCCACCTCCTTCCCCGACCGCACCACCTGGCCCAGCCCCACCTCCTGCCCCGACCGCTTCACCTGGCCCAGCTCCTGCCCCGACCGCACCACCTGGCCCAGCCCCAGCTCCTGCCCCGACCGCACCACCTGGCCCAGTCCCAGCTCCTGCCCCGACCGCACCACCTGGCCCAGTCCCAGCCCCGACCGCACCACCTGGCCCAGCCCCAGCCCCGACCGCACCACCTGGCCCAGCCCCAGCCCCGACCGCACCACCTGGCCCAGTTCCAGCTCCTGTCCCATCTCCGGTGCTGGGTGGGGTAGAGCCTGAGGCAGAGGCTGACTGGAAGCCCAGAGAGGCAGAGTTGATGCAGTATCGTTTCCCTGTGGGTCTGGGGCCGTCATCAAACAGGTGTCCGAGGTGAGaaccacactgaaacacacacaaaggACTGATTACTCAGCAATATCGAAGCAACATtttgttgtattgtaaatatgaaaaCTAAAATCTGGAACATCTCCAAGGAGAACCAATAATCTAGTCTCTACTTCCGCTCAACCAAACATAGCATCCAATCTCTGCTACTCTTTACCCTCTAGGTAGACCTCATATCTAACCAGGTCATTATTGTAACAGAGAATTGGTTATCAATGACttcaaataaaggtgaaataatgtgAACCAGTTTACCTGACTACAGCTGGTCTCAACTCTGTGCATCCCATAGGCGAAATCATCTGTTACAGTGACTGATTCCTCCTTTACCAGGTCATAGAAGGAAGGCCAACctggaacacagaaacaacacatcctgttactggaacacagaaacaacacatcccattactggaacacagaaacaacacatcctattactggaacacagaaacaacacaccctaatattggaactggaacacagaaacaacacatcctattactggaacacagaaacaacacatcctattactggaacacagaaacaacacatcCTGTTACTGGAactggaacacagaaacaacacatcGTAATATTGGAactggaacacagaaacaacacatcCTATTACTGGAATACAGAAACAACACATCCTGTTACTGGAATACAGAAACAACACATCCTGTTactggaacacagaaacaacacatcctattactggaacacagaaacagcacatCCTATtactggaacacagaaacagcacatCCTATTATTGGaactggaacacagaaacagcacatCCTAATATTGGAactggaacacagaaacaacacatcctaatattggaactggaacacagaaacaacacatcctattactggaacactgaaacaacacatcatattactggaacacagaaacaacacatcctaatattggaactggaacacagaaacaacacatcctattactggaacacagaaacaacacatcctaatattggaactggaacacagaaacaacacattCTAATATTGGAactggaacacagaaacaacacatcctattactggaacacagaaacaacacatcctattactggaacacagaaacaacacatcctaatattggaactggaacacagaaacaacacatcctaatactggaacacagaaacaacacatcctaatattggaactggaacacagaaacaacacatcctattactggaacacagaaacaacacatcctaatattggaactggaacacagaaacaacacatcctattactggaacacagaaacaacacaccctaatattggaactggaacacagaaacaacacaccctaatattggaactggaacacagaaacaacacaccctaatattggaactggaacacagaaacaacacaccctaatattggaactggaacacagaaacaacacaccctaatattggaactggaacacagaaacaacacaccctaatattggaactggaacacagaaacaacacatcctaatattggaactggaacacagaaacaacacatcCTAATATTGGAACTGGAACCCAGAAACAACACATCCTATTactggaacacagaaacaacacatcctattactggaacacagaaacaacacatcCTAATATTAGAactggaacacagaaacaacacacCCTAATACTGGAACACAGAAACAAAGTAGTATGTTATATAGAACTAAATAGTATTTACAATACAGTGTATAACATAGTATGTTATATAGAACTAAATAGTATTTACAATACAGTGAatgtggaaagtattcagaccttttacatGTTCAACAATTtttcattacagccttattctaaaatggattaaataaatatttgtcctcctcaatctacacacagtaccccataatgacatcacaataccccataatgacatcacaataccccataatgacatcacaataccccataatgacaaagcaaaaacgtatttttttaaataaaaattaaaacccttgaacgagtaggtgtgtccaaacttgactggtactgtaagtattcagaccttttgctctGAGACTCAAAAATgtatctcaggtgcatcctgttttcattgatcatccttcagatgtttctacaacttgattgcagaccacctgtggtaaattctattgattggacatgatttggaaaggcacacacctgtctatatgaggtcccacagttgacagtgcatgtcagagcaaaaaccaagccatgaggtcaaaggaattgtccgtagagctctgagacaggattgtgttgaggtacagatctggggaagggtaccaaaacatttctgcagcattgaaggtccccaagaacacagtggcctccatcattcttaaatgtaagaagtttgggaccaccaagactcttcctagagctggctgcccagccaaactgagcaatcgggggagaagggccttggtcagggaggtgaccaagaacccgatggtcactctgacagagcttcagagttcctctgtggagatgggagaaccttccagaaggacaaccatctctgcagcactccaacaatcaggtctttatggtagagtggccagacgtaagccactcctcagtaaaaggcacatgacagaccgcttggagtttggcaaaaggcacctaaagactgatgaaaccaagattgaactcttcggcctgaatgcctgaatggaaacctggcatcatccctatggtgaagcatggtggtggcagcatcatgctgtggggatgtttttcagcagcagggatggggagactagtcaggatcgagggaaagatgaatggagcaaagtacagagagattcttgatgaaaacctgctccagagtgctcaggaactcttggaggatctgcagagaagaatgggagaaactccccaaatacaggtgtaccaagcttgtagcgtcataccctgtaatcgctgccaaaggtgcttcaacaaattaaagagtcagaatacttatgtaaatgttatttcagctatttatttttaataacttagcacaaatttctaaaaacctgtttttgctttgttattatggggtattgtgtgtagattgatgagggggggaaaaacgattgaattaattttagaataaggctgtaacataacaaaatgtggaaaaagtcaaggggtctgagtactttgaGTGCACTGTGTCATGTAACTGGAGATGTCTGGAATAAATGTTTGGGACTACATTCATCTGACAAAGcggctttttagtccaggacatGTTTGTTGAGTGTTTTGGTCCAACTTTtaaaaaattatttcacctttatttaaccaggtaggctagttgagaacaagttctcatttacaactgcgacctggccaagataaagaatagcaattcgacacatacaacaacagagttacacatggaataaacaaaacatacagtcaataatacagtagaaaaaaagaaaaccaaaagtctatatacagtgagtgcaaatgaggtaagatatgggagttaaggcaataaataggccatggtggcgaagtaattacaatatagcaattaaacactggaatggtagatgtgcagaagatgatgtgcaagtagagatactggagtgcaaatgagcaagataaataaatacagtatggggatgaggtagatagatgggctgtttacagatgggctatgaacaggtgcagtgagctgtgaactgctctgacagttggttcttaaagctagtgagggagatatgagtctccagcttcagtgatttttgcagttcgttccagtcattggcagcagagaactggaaggaaaggcgaccaaaggaggaattggctttgggggtgaccagtgagatatacctgctggagcgcgtgctacgagtgggtgctgctatggtgaccagtgagctgagataaggaggggctttacctagcagagactcgTAGATAACGTGtatccagtgggtttggcgacgagtatgaagtgagggccaaccaacgagagcgtacaggtcgcagtggtgggtagtgtatggggctttggtgacaaaacgaatggcactgtgatagactacatccaatttgctgagtagagtgttggaggctattttatagatgacatcaccgaagtcgaggaccGGTAGGATggccagttttacgagggtatgtttggcagcatgagtgaaggatgcgttgttgcgatataggaagccgaaatctagatttaattttggattggagatgcttaatgtgagtctggaaggagagtttacagtttaaccagacacgtaggcatttgtagttgtccacgtattctaaatCAGAGCCGTCcacagtagtgatgctggacgggcaggcaggtgcaggtaGTGATcgattgaaaagcatgcatttagttttacttgtatttaatagcagttggaggccacagaaggagagttgtatggcattgaagctcgtctggaggttagttaacacagtgtccaaagaggggccagaagtatacagaatgatgtcattgcgtagaggtggatcagagagtcaccagcagcaagagcgacatcattgatgtttacagagaagagagtcggcccgagaattgaaccctgtggtacccccatagagactgcc
This genomic interval carries:
- the LOC115182069 gene encoding methionine-R-sulfoxide reductase B3, mitochondrial isoform X1 — encoded protein: MAVLLRRVGRVALQLSLRQTRTPQKAPLLATLLGTCRTKKTWPKSFSQEELKKRLSPIQFHVTQERGTESAFRGEYTEYKEDGIYTCVVCGAPLFKSETKFDSGSGWPSFYDLVKEESVTVTDDFAYGMHRVETSCSQCGSHLGHLFDDGPRPTGKRYCINSASLGFQSASASGSTPPSTGDGTGAGTGPGGAVGAGAGPGGAVGAGAGPGGAVGAGTGPGGAVGAGAGTGPGGAVGAGAGAGPGGAVGAGAGPGEAVGAGGGAGPGGAVGEGGGAGPGGAVGAGGGAGPGGAVGGKTEL
- the LOC115182069 gene encoding methionine-R-sulfoxide reductase B3 isoform X2; amino-acid sequence: MSGFNLLHLITNAKPVTLKPCGLPSGTCRTKKTWPKSFSQEELKKRLSPIQFHVTQERGTESAFRGEYTEYKEDGIYTCVVCGAPLFKSETKFDSGSGWPSFYDLVKEESVTVTDDFAYGMHRVETSCSQCGSHLGHLFDDGPRPTGKRYCINSASLGFQSASASGSTPPSTGDGTGAGTGPGGAVGAGAGPGGAVGAGAGPGGAVGAGTGPGGAVGAGAGTGPGGAVGAGAGAGPGGAVGAGAGPGEAVGAGGGAGPGGAVGEGGGAGPGGAVGAGGGAGPGGAVGGKTEL